A stretch of Brassica napus cultivar Da-Ae chromosome C6, Da-Ae, whole genome shotgun sequence DNA encodes these proteins:
- the LOC106423597 gene encoding uncharacterized protein LOC106423597, with amino-acid sequence MEGRLMYAISDCIKEVNKKVKSLSNRLALVENEVKSLRVSVPGRSELLSEGESDNPSDQDGSDNPSEENGGDNPSEEDGGDTPSEEDKDGGSKDDSVLAIANQVQIEHGNGDDDTDDTAEMSEAAEKHEIEILEKKNTEDKKKKRVRKDDGKELLSLKKPKPSRRSRIWTRGLKMGGGS; translated from the coding sequence ATGGAAGGTCGGCTAATGTATGCAATCTCGGATTGTATTAAGGAAGTGAACAAAAAAGTCAAGTCATTGTCTAACCGGCTAGCTCTTGTAGAAAACGAAGTGAAAAGTCTTAGGGTGAGTGTTCCCGGAAGGAGTGAACTGCTGTCGGAAGGGGAAAGTGATAATCCATCCGACCAAGATGGTAGTGATAATCCATCGGAGGAAAATGGTGGTGATAATCCATCGGAGGAAGATGGTGGTGATACTCCATCGGAGGAAGATAAAGATGGTGGTTCTAAGGATGATAGTGTTCTCGCTATTGCAAACCAAGTGCAGATTGAACATGGTAATGGTGATGATGACACGGATGATACTGCAGAGATGTCTGAAGCGGCTGAGAAGCACGAGATTGAGATACTTGAGAAGAAAAATACTGAggacaagaaaaagaagagagtgAGAAAAGATGATGGAAAAGAATTACTTTCTTTGAAAAAGCCAAAACCATCGAGAAGGAGTCGCATTTGGACAAGAGGCCTGAAGATGGGGGGAGGCAGCTGA